Proteins found in one Halogeometricum rufum genomic segment:
- a CDS encoding universal stress protein yields MAVLAAIGEEEASKRVIEVAADLATAYDDTLVVVHVIPEQEVDEHIRTMRELPGYSDTGVSDESDRAADFVRRMVEQTLDREQRERVDVAGRVGRPETQVRSVAEEVDARYVVIGGRNQSPVGKAMFGSTTQSILLNSDRPVLTVRTPDSS; encoded by the coding sequence ATGGCCGTGTTAGCTGCAATCGGAGAAGAAGAGGCATCGAAGCGGGTTATCGAGGTGGCCGCGGACCTCGCGACGGCGTACGACGATACGCTCGTCGTGGTACACGTGATTCCGGAACAGGAGGTGGACGAACACATCCGAACCATGCGGGAGTTGCCGGGGTACTCCGATACCGGCGTCTCGGACGAGAGTGACCGGGCCGCGGACTTCGTCAGGCGGATGGTCGAGCAGACGCTGGACCGAGAACAGCGAGAGCGAGTGGACGTCGCGGGGCGCGTCGGCCGGCCGGAGACGCAGGTCCGTTCCGTCGCCGAGGAAGTCGACGCGAGGTACGTCGTCATCGGTGGGCGGAACCAATCGCCGGTCGGAAAGGCCATGTTCGGCAGCACGACGCAGTCGATTCTACTGAACTCCGACCGTCCGGTGCTCACGGTCAGGACGCCCGACTCCTCCTGA
- a CDS encoding NAD(P)/FAD-dependent oxidoreductase, translating into MTAEGGYHVVGGGIVGASIAYHLARRTDEPVHVYEKGTLANETTKKSLAFFGFYGDETQYRMKRYGMELYNEFLSSPRADPGYVTTGLLDVATSDDGAESLRRAVEERGERLAHADADRVDTSPVDFVQPDELKRTAVLPFLDTDVVTGGVFRPQVGYLRPREMALEFVDRARDEGAVFHENATVTDLSVDDGVLSGLSVDGEERPAAAVVSAAGPWNPRVAEMAGVELPVKHTLAPVLELEPDEEIPYTLPWITHHESGFSIRRNADGRVLMTNHPPGGHEEATEYDPDEVGDAVPSDLRQRGLELLESLLPTVETFEVVDERVGIRSSTPDGNPVVGWTRVDGFSVAAFSTSGIQLAPATGSVIAEQLLDDEPSQFYEGLSVSRFDAYVDHR; encoded by the coding sequence ATGACCGCCGAAGGCGGGTATCACGTCGTCGGCGGGGGTATCGTCGGTGCCAGCATCGCGTACCACCTCGCTCGGCGAACCGACGAACCGGTCCACGTCTACGAGAAGGGGACGCTGGCGAACGAGACGACGAAGAAGTCGCTCGCGTTCTTCGGGTTCTACGGCGACGAGACGCAGTACCGCATGAAGCGGTACGGGATGGAACTGTACAACGAGTTCCTGTCGTCGCCGCGCGCCGACCCCGGATACGTCACGACCGGGTTACTCGACGTCGCGACGTCGGACGACGGCGCGGAATCGCTCCGGCGAGCGGTCGAAGAGCGAGGCGAGCGACTCGCCCACGCCGACGCTGACCGGGTCGACACGTCCCCGGTCGACTTCGTCCAACCGGACGAACTGAAGCGGACGGCCGTGCTGCCGTTCCTCGACACCGACGTCGTTACCGGCGGCGTGTTCCGGCCGCAGGTCGGCTATCTCCGACCGCGAGAGATGGCGCTCGAATTCGTCGACCGGGCGCGGGACGAGGGTGCCGTCTTCCACGAGAACGCCACCGTAACGGACCTCTCGGTCGACGACGGCGTCCTCTCCGGCCTCTCCGTCGACGGCGAGGAACGACCGGCGGCGGCGGTCGTCTCGGCCGCCGGACCGTGGAACCCCCGCGTCGCCGAGATGGCGGGCGTCGAACTCCCCGTCAAACACACGCTCGCTCCGGTCTTGGAACTCGAACCCGACGAAGAGATTCCGTACACGCTACCGTGGATAACCCACCACGAGTCCGGATTCTCCATCCGACGGAACGCCGACGGACGCGTGTTGATGACGAACCACCCCCCCGGCGGACACGAGGAGGCCACAGAGTACGATCCCGATGAGGTCGGCGACGCCGTCCCCTCGGACCTCCGACAGCGGGGTCTCGAACTGCTCGAATCGCTCCTCCCGACCGTCGAGACGTTCGAAGTCGTCGACGAACGGGTCGGAATCCGCTCCTCGACGCCGGACGGTAATCCGGTCGTGGGCTGGACGCGCGTCGACGGCTTCTCCGTGGCGGCGTTCAGCACGTCGGGCATCCAACTCGCCCCGGCGACGGGGAGCGTAATCGCAGAGCAACTCCTCGACGACGAACCGTCCCAGTTCTACGAGGGACTCTCGGTCAGTCGCTTCGACGCCTATGTAGACCACAGATAA
- a CDS encoding NAD/NADP octopine/nopaline dehydrogenase family protein → MGQQITVLGAGAGGLTTTADLTIQGHDVTLFELPKFESNLEAIRSNEGIDITGAANEGHARPATVTSDPAEAVEDADLVIQVVPNFAFEPFAEAVGPHLSEGQPFVLLSANTMSALEYRQILDDVGAPEIRLGETPSLAYAVRKTSPSSVHVLGIKRELSVAGLPAEHSSVLAEQMDDVFPFSVSAAENVLETSLFNANPVIHPVGALLNAGEIESPDDEYYLYQNVTDSIGRVMSRVDEERAEIGEALGLEVKTVGELFHDWYGIGENEYYATTTNSLRTSSIHGPIQGPDSLDHRYVTEDVPYGLVPLSEMAAACGVETPTIDSLIQLAEDVHHTDFRADGRTLDDCGIDATDRDALLRVATRSNARV, encoded by the coding sequence ATGGGACAACAGATCACGGTCCTCGGCGCGGGCGCGGGCGGTCTCACCACGACCGCCGACCTGACGATTCAGGGCCACGACGTGACGCTGTTCGAACTTCCGAAGTTCGAGTCGAACCTGGAAGCGATTCGGAGCAACGAGGGAATCGACATCACGGGCGCGGCGAACGAGGGCCACGCGCGACCGGCGACCGTCACCTCCGATCCGGCAGAAGCGGTCGAAGACGCCGACCTCGTCATCCAGGTCGTCCCGAACTTCGCGTTCGAACCGTTCGCCGAAGCCGTCGGTCCGCACCTCTCCGAGGGACAACCGTTCGTCCTGCTCTCGGCGAACACCATGAGCGCACTCGAGTATCGTCAGATTCTCGACGACGTGGGTGCCCCGGAGATTCGTCTCGGCGAGACGCCCTCGCTCGCGTACGCGGTCCGGAAGACCAGTCCGAGCAGCGTCCACGTCCTGGGAATCAAGCGCGAACTCTCCGTCGCCGGCCTCCCGGCGGAACACTCGTCGGTGCTCGCGGAGCAGATGGACGACGTGTTCCCCTTCTCCGTCAGTGCGGCGGAGAACGTTCTCGAGACGAGTCTGTTCAACGCGAACCCCGTGATTCATCCCGTCGGGGCCCTGCTGAACGCGGGCGAAATCGAGTCGCCGGACGACGAGTACTACCTGTACCAGAACGTCACGGACTCGATCGGACGGGTGATGTCGAGGGTCGACGAGGAACGAGCGGAGATCGGCGAGGCGCTGGGATTGGAGGTGAAGACGGTCGGCGAACTCTTCCACGACTGGTACGGTATCGGGGAGAACGAGTACTACGCGACGACGACGAACTCCCTGCGTACGAGTTCGATCCACGGGCCGATTCAGGGGCCGGACTCGCTCGACCACCGCTACGTCACCGAGGACGTCCCGTACGGTCTCGTTCCTCTCTCGGAGATGGCCGCGGCCTGCGGCGTCGAGACGCCGACCATCGACTCGCTCATCCAACTCGCCGAGGACGTCCACCACACGGACTTCCGCGCCGACGGACGAACGCTCGACGACTGCGGCATCGACGCCACCGACAGAGACGCACTCCTCCGGGTCGCGACTCGGAGCAACGCCCGCGTCTAG
- a CDS encoding ornithine cyclodeaminase family protein, with the protein MSTTDDTTERSTTRTTIVSSRDVEAHLDMGDLVPAVEAAFAAYENGTAQMPPKSYVDLPQYDGDFRSMPAYLETDDWQAAGIKWVNVHPDNPSQFDLPTVMGTLVYTDPRSGFPLAVMDATTLTMKRTGAAAAVATDHLAVPDASTLGIVGAGVQSYSQLEAIAEVRPIDTVVVSDPDDDRLARFVEAFENDFDVRTGTVAEAASCDVLSTVTPVESPIVSVDDLGDHTHVNAMGADAEGKQELQTEVVREATLVIDDFEQTTHSGEINVPWRTERLDRRDIDAELGEVVDHDPFGGDVRAGVTVFDSTGLAIQDLAAARVVYHSLDDAGSDLELVATGR; encoded by the coding sequence ATGAGCACGACAGACGACACGACCGAACGCAGTACCACCCGGACGACTATCGTTTCGAGCCGCGACGTCGAAGCGCATCTCGACATGGGGGACCTCGTCCCCGCGGTCGAAGCCGCGTTCGCCGCATACGAGAACGGGACGGCGCAGATGCCTCCGAAATCGTACGTCGACCTCCCCCAGTACGACGGCGACTTCCGCTCGATGCCCGCGTACCTCGAAACGGACGACTGGCAGGCGGCGGGTATCAAGTGGGTGAACGTCCACCCGGACAATCCGAGCCAGTTCGACTTGCCGACGGTCATGGGGACGCTCGTGTACACCGACCCACGGAGCGGCTTTCCCCTCGCGGTGATGGACGCGACGACGTTGACGATGAAGCGGACGGGGGCGGCGGCCGCAGTCGCCACCGACCACCTCGCCGTCCCGGACGCCTCGACGCTCGGCATCGTCGGTGCCGGCGTCCAGTCGTACTCGCAACTCGAAGCGATCGCCGAGGTCCGGCCCATCGACACGGTGGTCGTCAGCGACCCCGACGACGACCGACTCGCCCGGTTCGTCGAGGCGTTCGAGAACGACTTCGACGTACGGACCGGCACGGTGGCGGAGGCGGCGTCGTGCGACGTGCTCTCGACGGTCACCCCGGTCGAATCACCGATCGTGTCGGTGGACGACCTCGGCGACCACACCCACGTCAACGCGATGGGGGCCGACGCCGAGGGGAAACAGGAGCTACAGACGGAGGTCGTGCGCGAGGCCACTCTCGTCATCGACGATTTCGAGCAGACGACCCACTCCGGCGAAATCAACGTCCCCTGGCGCACGGAGAGACTCGACAGACGGGACATCGACGCCGAACTCGGCGAAGTCGTCGACCACGACCCATTCGGCGGCGACGTCCGCGCCGGCGTTACCGTCTTCGATTCGACCGGATTGGCCATCCAGGACCTCGCCGCCGCCCGCGTCGTCTATCACTCCCTCGACGACGCTGGGAGCGACCTCGAACTGGTCGCCACCGGACGGTGA
- a CDS encoding helix-hairpin-helix domain-containing protein, whose translation MTTREDGDRSEKALVRRLPDINYWWPDSNREYRPGRPGCIPTKRSWANYKADFYSAIQKLAWDPESEAPQTRFFAIAGSENTGKTTLLGQLVRLFVDDRFRELLWTLPETDDVEHLARGPRDVRTAWAIDRYHYDPSDADGESSHFVNQLPDLGPNRVLYLPLDADPAFQLRPERQIRDAVAYYEAEVLDGDPAETRHFVFVDDVDVLDDDAGDDGWGELVAELCRDAPARTVVGTATSDDVVERQLYDAERDEMRLDDYEIETILPAKFRDYLQRRYPLFEGANAADGVEMAYHAALDGDASLERDPDTYRVSPSEFTTKVRAAVDHPDELLSALESYESQLDRMYRLVGSGGSDSPRAWIKRALEEYLLLGGYLALALDDDLFERSDEWFRAYLRGDADGEGHTFADDAGSVADDLLGSLHEQAPSLQSIKPRRVRDLSRLYSWVADELETRPFDYDDLLGESGDPGDWILDVDRRTLREKYFATLEELVLVAFSDGYGQKKPRHLRVGLRDVGLGNVLQWRDLDDVTSDRDGVRSKLEYMVAFDHVIRFSYNVNHPLDPNCGVVRYWRDGDDFVEFVPKVRGAPVPIGIDTASDTPVEKIDAVGRFLDRQSADPDAGLHDFVRYEPTVGSPRTGPSGGLSKLSEWLERRVLDALEDAGEVDGLSDLWNASVEALAAIDGLSRADAETVADAIALYDAVSDVRGVGPAKQETLWNPGTDDPTHWTVERLGAATVAEVAALDGFTETTAERVIEAAKHRTERGEDGEYERRIDRLRRGDDGWWNGLREEPDSEYRGSYEAFRWGENDDDPTGGSSGATTHHRIHDGEAQFGLVLTGGNSVERYESPEDEKPVYAVPLWLFLTLA comes from the coding sequence ATGACCACGCGCGAGGACGGTGACCGCTCCGAGAAGGCGCTCGTTCGACGCCTCCCGGACATCAACTACTGGTGGCCAGACTCCAACCGGGAGTACCGCCCGGGGCGCCCGGGGTGCATCCCGACGAAAAGATCCTGGGCCAACTACAAGGCCGACTTCTACAGCGCGATACAGAAACTCGCGTGGGACCCCGAATCAGAGGCCCCGCAGACGCGGTTCTTCGCGATCGCGGGGTCGGAGAACACGGGGAAGACGACGCTCCTCGGTCAACTCGTCAGACTGTTCGTCGACGACCGGTTTCGAGAACTGCTGTGGACGCTCCCGGAGACGGACGACGTCGAGCATCTCGCGCGCGGGCCTCGAGACGTGCGCACCGCCTGGGCCATCGACAGATACCACTACGACCCGAGCGATGCCGACGGAGAGTCGTCCCACTTCGTCAACCAACTCCCGGACCTCGGCCCGAATCGCGTCCTCTACCTCCCGCTCGACGCAGACCCGGCCTTCCAGCTCAGACCCGAACGCCAGATACGGGACGCAGTCGCGTACTACGAAGCGGAGGTACTCGACGGCGACCCCGCAGAGACGCGTCACTTCGTCTTCGTCGACGACGTCGACGTCCTCGACGACGACGCCGGCGACGACGGCTGGGGGGAACTGGTCGCCGAACTCTGCCGCGACGCTCCCGCGCGAACGGTCGTCGGAACCGCCACCTCCGACGACGTGGTCGAACGACAGTTGTACGACGCCGAACGCGACGAGATGCGACTGGACGACTACGAGATAGAGACCATTCTCCCGGCGAAGTTCCGAGACTACCTCCAGCGTCGATACCCGCTGTTCGAGGGGGCGAACGCGGCGGACGGCGTCGAGATGGCGTACCACGCAGCGCTCGACGGCGACGCCTCGCTCGAACGGGACCCGGACACGTACCGTGTCAGTCCGAGTGAGTTCACGACGAAGGTGAGGGCTGCCGTCGACCATCCCGACGAACTGCTCTCGGCGCTGGAGTCGTACGAGTCGCAGTTGGACCGGATGTACCGACTGGTCGGCAGCGGTGGCTCGGACTCGCCGCGGGCGTGGATCAAGCGCGCGTTAGAGGAGTACCTCCTCCTGGGCGGCTACCTCGCACTCGCCCTCGACGACGACCTGTTCGAGCGGTCGGACGAGTGGTTCCGCGCGTACCTGCGAGGCGACGCCGACGGAGAGGGCCACACCTTCGCCGACGACGCCGGCAGCGTCGCAGACGACCTCCTCGGGTCGCTCCACGAACAGGCCCCGTCGCTGCAGTCGATTAAGCCGCGGCGAGTGCGGGACCTGTCGCGACTGTATTCGTGGGTAGCCGACGAGTTAGAGACGAGGCCGTTCGACTACGACGACCTCCTCGGGGAATCCGGCGACCCCGGGGATTGGATTCTCGACGTCGACAGGCGCACGCTCCGCGAGAAGTACTTCGCGACGCTCGAAGAACTCGTCCTCGTGGCGTTCAGCGACGGCTACGGCCAGAAGAAACCGCGCCACCTCCGCGTCGGGCTTCGCGACGTCGGCCTCGGGAACGTCCTCCAGTGGCGCGACCTCGACGACGTGACGAGCGACCGCGACGGCGTCCGCTCGAAACTCGAGTACATGGTGGCGTTCGACCACGTCATCCGGTTCAGCTACAACGTCAACCATCCGCTCGACCCGAACTGCGGCGTCGTCCGATACTGGCGCGACGGCGACGACTTCGTCGAGTTCGTCCCGAAGGTCAGGGGAGCGCCGGTCCCCATCGGCATCGACACCGCCTCCGACACGCCCGTCGAGAAGATAGACGCGGTCGGACGGTTCCTCGACCGACAGAGCGCCGACCCCGACGCCGGCTTACACGACTTCGTGCGGTACGAACCGACGGTCGGGTCTCCCCGAACCGGACCGTCCGGTGGGCTGTCGAAACTGTCGGAGTGGCTCGAGCGTCGCGTGCTGGACGCACTCGAAGACGCCGGCGAAGTGGACGGACTGAGCGACCTGTGGAACGCGTCGGTCGAGGCGTTGGCGGCTATCGACGGCCTCAGTCGAGCGGACGCCGAGACGGTCGCGGACGCGATAGCGCTGTACGACGCCGTCAGCGACGTACGCGGCGTCGGCCCGGCCAAGCAGGAGACGCTGTGGAACCCGGGGACCGACGACCCGACCCACTGGACCGTCGAGCGACTGGGTGCGGCGACGGTCGCGGAGGTGGCGGCGCTCGACGGGTTCACCGAGACGACCGCCGAACGGGTTATCGAAGCCGCGAAACATCGGACTGAGCGCGGCGAAGACGGCGAGTACGAGCGCCGCATCGACCGTCTGCGCCGCGGCGACGACGGCTGGTGGAACGGGCTGCGCGAGGAACCGGACAGCGAGTACCGGGGTTCCTACGAGGCGTTCAGGTGGGGCGAGAACGACGACGACCCGACGGGGGGGTCGTCCGGCGCGACCACGCACCACCGCATCCACGACGGCGAGGCGCAGTTCGGACTGGTGCTCACCGGCGGGAACAGCGTCGAGCGATACGAGAGTCCCGAAGACGAGAAACCGGTCTACGCCGTCCCGCTCTGGCTGTTCCTGACGCTCGCCTGA
- a CDS encoding vWA domain-containing protein, which translates to MNTDTNDERRTDVTGTFVTHRSTEQGDETVWHLTIDTGSEHRSVFLAPARSDVRFDLLTGREYAFSGVRVCTPAAAETVDDADCPSCGGDLREWTAVDDYPAVRAALPEFDVEDEFYVVDTATTFDAPDDERSYPVDDWRSWRTTTPPGVVCLDCDREFDSREFRLPTGEAHPTDTVEDHSVAAPESIGLATGGANDASNFRENVANGYTPRPDSLAPEGLFHDYRFPTRGDTDAAGMFVPTSSQSVSTNPVTGDEERYVAVGLDSSLPVSEFERPPLDLVAVLDVSGSMQSGFDEYYYDETGTRREVPAEERSAETKLEAAAESLCALTGHLAPNDRFGVVLYNGDAHVAKPLGRVDETDLAAIRGHIRDVQAGGGTDMSAGFDAARDLLADAPADEDRERRIVFTTDAMPNTGLTGSAALTDLVADAADGGVHTTFVGMGIDANAELTSDLSAVRGANHYFVHSSAEFERRLGEEFDYFVSPLAFDLSVDVDADDHAVAGVYGSPNADPEAGRAIHVETLFPSPTADGESRGGVVLVRLDPVAPVADDAEVRLHASWTERDGTEDETTVTAPLRGAGHDDDGVRKAVALARYARTLRAWADRVRGHDADEPVDDWRSREGQRASRRSRHERGSVPLRVSADDAATFEVLASYLREERDAVDDPSLSRELDVLEVLQAAVRGAEARR; encoded by the coding sequence ATGAACACCGACACCAACGACGAACGACGAACCGACGTCACCGGGACGTTCGTGACGCACCGCAGCACCGAACAGGGCGACGAGACGGTCTGGCACCTCACGATAGACACGGGGAGCGAACACCGAAGCGTGTTCCTCGCGCCGGCGCGGAGCGACGTCCGGTTCGACCTCCTGACTGGACGCGAGTACGCCTTCTCGGGCGTGCGTGTCTGTACGCCGGCAGCGGCCGAAACCGTCGACGACGCCGACTGTCCGTCGTGCGGCGGTGACCTCCGCGAGTGGACCGCCGTCGACGACTACCCCGCCGTCCGTGCCGCACTCCCGGAGTTCGACGTCGAAGACGAGTTCTACGTCGTCGACACCGCGACCACGTTCGACGCACCCGACGACGAGCGCTCGTACCCCGTCGACGACTGGCGCTCCTGGCGGACCACCACTCCTCCGGGGGTCGTCTGTCTCGACTGCGACCGCGAGTTCGACTCGCGGGAGTTCCGACTGCCAACCGGCGAGGCGCATCCGACGGACACCGTGGAGGACCACTCGGTCGCCGCGCCGGAGTCCATCGGCCTCGCGACAGGGGGCGCGAACGACGCGTCGAACTTCCGCGAGAACGTCGCGAACGGCTACACGCCCCGGCCGGATTCGCTCGCCCCCGAGGGCCTGTTCCACGACTACCGGTTCCCCACGCGCGGAGACACGGACGCGGCCGGGATGTTCGTCCCCACGTCTTCGCAGTCCGTCTCGACGAACCCCGTGACCGGCGACGAGGAACGATACGTCGCCGTCGGTCTCGACTCGTCGCTCCCCGTCTCCGAGTTCGAACGCCCGCCGCTGGACCTCGTCGCGGTCCTCGACGTCTCGGGGTCGATGCAGAGCGGGTTCGACGAGTACTACTACGACGAGACCGGCACTCGGCGGGAGGTCCCGGCGGAGGAACGCTCGGCGGAGACGAAGTTGGAGGCGGCGGCCGAGTCGCTGTGTGCGCTCACCGGTCACCTCGCCCCGAACGACCGCTTCGGCGTCGTCCTCTACAACGGCGACGCACACGTCGCCAAACCCCTCGGCCGCGTCGACGAGACCGACCTCGCCGCGATTCGCGGTCACATCCGCGACGTGCAGGCCGGCGGCGGCACCGACATGAGCGCCGGGTTCGACGCCGCCCGAGACCTCCTCGCCGACGCACCCGCCGACGAGGACCGCGAACGTCGCATCGTCTTCACGACGGACGCGATGCCGAACACCGGTCTCACCGGGTCGGCGGCGCTCACCGACCTCGTCGCCGACGCCGCCGACGGGGGCGTCCACACGACGTTCGTCGGGATGGGCATCGACGCGAACGCCGAGTTGACGAGCGACCTCTCGGCCGTCCGCGGCGCGAACCACTACTTCGTCCACTCGTCGGCGGAGTTCGAACGCCGCCTCGGCGAGGAGTTCGACTACTTCGTCTCGCCGCTGGCGTTCGACCTCTCGGTGGACGTCGACGCCGACGACCACGCGGTCGCGGGCGTCTACGGGTCGCCGAACGCCGACCCCGAGGCGGGGCGGGCCATCCACGTCGAGACGCTGTTCCCCTCGCCGACGGCGGACGGGGAGTCTCGCGGCGGCGTCGTCCTCGTCCGACTCGACCCGGTCGCCCCGGTGGCGGACGACGCCGAAGTACGCCTGCACGCCTCGTGGACCGAACGCGACGGGACCGAGGACGAGACGACAGTCACCGCCCCTCTCCGCGGGGCGGGACACGACGACGACGGAGTCCGGAAAGCCGTCGCACTCGCCCGGTACGCCCGGACTCTCCGTGCGTGGGCCGACCGAGTACGCGGGCACGACGCCGACGAACCGGTCGACGACTGGCGCAGTCGGGAGGGCCAACGAGCGTCGCGGCGGTCGCGACACGAACGCGGGTCCGTCCCCCTCCGCGTCTCGGCAGACGACGCGGCGACGTTCGAGGTTCTCGCGTCGTACCTCCGCGAGGAGCGAGACGCCGTCGACGACCCGTCGCTGTCGCGGGAACTGGACGTCTTGGAGGTCCTCCAAGCGGCGGTGCGCGGTGCGGAGGCCAGACGATGA
- a CDS encoding MBL fold metallo-hydrolase → MSTEPATDPGFAGLDDHPVELSYQHANPSAGNESVLLRFGYEGRDGDACLLVDAGADASLDRLLGPEDRLVGVCLTHAHLDHYRSLPACIDEDVPVYASPATAAMAGDVLDVASERHDVTDRGVADALVGVDGWTTVCPGVRLHPLPAGHAPGAVGFLVRFEDGDDHHDVVVTGDFTHTDCAGAPGFQTDLATDVELLFLTAATASDPGDALTDALGDALERATAGGRTLVTAGALVGVHVATLVAAANAELDVSVPVRLVGQTAKLYDALGYDHDAVETVPVFEDPRTCLTPGTVTIAGPEVPVDDSSERLYGELKDDADAALVQLVTSGSPPVQTGGCVSTHYELSMHPTESGLRSVVTDLEPIQTVLTHCRGTDEYNDLPTCVWSPGDDTVYPLYRDDSWCPPPWMSNVRRRDTSETTRLGAFAGDAFADLSLPSLDRVSTPNLAAEGVDADRLADRLAGRPDTTTVGHSESTDGSPDAEPPRDDQTATSTSDSDTMSDADTSDDGTDHELYRTAGADVDIEVPADFEETLPSPNNIISARARRRVLGGDGDEDEGTATPVDEHEESTVDEPDDRTTDTETAPDTTDDGAEADTSSDSVDSPKVESFTSTDDGLEATTTLDVELDPILAALLERHRATTDDDRSLGTVVADAVEAYLDAVLRDELTPSATTTTVSVTVDGLLDETLTDAVETADVGDLDAAVRDHIAAAIADDLQTTVTTDLGRCASLLRAVHETHDAFETRADVVDAAVERYLATTASAD, encoded by the coding sequence GTGAGTACAGAGCCCGCGACCGACCCCGGATTCGCAGGACTCGACGACCACCCGGTCGAACTCTCGTACCAGCACGCGAATCCGTCGGCCGGGAACGAGTCGGTCCTGTTGCGGTTTGGCTACGAGGGCCGCGACGGCGACGCCTGTCTGCTTGTCGACGCGGGTGCCGACGCCTCGCTGGACCGACTGCTCGGACCCGAAGACCGACTGGTGGGGGTGTGTCTCACGCACGCCCACCTCGACCACTACCGGTCACTCCCGGCGTGCATCGACGAGGACGTCCCCGTCTACGCGTCGCCGGCGACGGCGGCGATGGCCGGCGACGTCCTCGACGTGGCGAGCGAACGCCACGACGTGACCGACCGCGGCGTCGCCGACGCACTCGTCGGCGTCGACGGCTGGACGACCGTCTGTCCGGGCGTCCGCCTCCACCCCCTCCCGGCGGGGCACGCCCCGGGTGCGGTCGGGTTCCTCGTCAGATTCGAGGACGGCGACGACCACCACGACGTCGTCGTCACCGGTGACTTCACGCACACCGACTGCGCGGGTGCGCCCGGCTTCCAGACGGACCTCGCCACGGACGTCGAACTGCTGTTCCTCACCGCCGCGACCGCCAGCGACCCCGGCGACGCGCTGACAGACGCACTCGGCGACGCGCTCGAACGCGCGACTGCGGGCGGTCGAACGCTCGTCACCGCGGGCGCACTGGTGGGCGTACACGTCGCGACGCTCGTGGCCGCCGCGAACGCGGAACTCGACGTCTCCGTTCCGGTCCGACTCGTCGGGCAGACGGCGAAGCTGTACGACGCCCTCGGGTACGACCACGACGCCGTCGAGACGGTCCCGGTGTTCGAGGACCCCCGGACGTGTCTGACGCCCGGGACGGTCACTATCGCCGGTCCCGAAGTCCCCGTCGACGACAGCAGCGAACGCCTGTACGGCGAACTCAAAGACGACGCCGACGCCGCACTCGTCCAACTCGTCACGAGCGGTTCGCCGCCCGTGCAGACGGGCGGGTGCGTCAGCACGCACTACGAACTCTCGATGCACCCGACGGAGTCGGGACTTCGGTCGGTCGTCACGGACCTCGAACCCATCCAGACGGTCCTGACGCACTGCCGCGGCACGGACGAGTACAACGACCTGCCGACGTGCGTCTGGTCGCCCGGCGACGATACGGTGTACCCGCTCTACCGAGACGACTCGTGGTGCCCGCCGCCGTGGATGTCCAACGTTCGGCGCCGAGATACCAGTGAGACGACCCGCCTCGGCGCGTTCGCGGGCGACGCCTTCGCCGACCTCTCGCTCCCGAGTCTCGACCGGGTCTCGACCCCGAACCTCGCCGCCGAAGGCGTGGACGCCGACCGACTCGCTGACCGACTGGCCGGCCGACCGGACACGACCACTGTCGGTCACTCCGAGAGCACCGACGGCAGTCCCGACGCCGAACCGCCTCGAGACGACCAGACCGCGACCAGTACGTCTGATTCAGACACTATGAGTGACGCAGACACCAGCGACGACGGTACCGACCACGAACTGTATCGCACGGCGGGGGCCGACGTCGACATCGAGGTTCCGGCAGACTTCGAGGAGACGCTCCCGTCCCCGAACAACATCATCTCCGCGCGCGCACGGAGACGGGTCCTCGGCGGAGACGGCGACGAAGACGAGGGGACGGCTACACCCGTCGACGAGCACGAGGAGTCCACGGTCGACGAACCCGACGACAGGACCACCGACACCGAGACTGCACCGGACACGACCGACGACGGCGCGGAGGCAGACACCAGTTCCGACTCTGTCGACTCGCCCAAGGTGGAGTCGTTCACGAGCACCGACGACGGCCTCGAAGCGACTACGACGCTCGACGTCGAACTGGACCCGATACTCGCGGCACTCCTCGAACGCCACCGCGCGACGACCGACGACGACCGGTCGCTCGGAACCGTCGTCGCCGACGCCGTCGAAGCATACCTCGACGCCGTCCTCCGCGACGAACTCACGCCTTCGGCGACCACGACCACCGTGAGCGTCACCGTCGACGGACTCCTCGACGAGACGCTGACTGACGCCGTCGAAACGGCAGACGTCGGCGACCTCGACGCCGCCGTCCGTGACCACATCGCGGCCGCCATCGCCGACGACCTTCAGACGACGGTGACGACCGACCTCGGGCGCTGTGCGTCACTCCTCCGCGCCGTCCACGAGACCCACGACGCCTTCGAGACCCGGGCCGACGTCGTCGACGCCGCCGTCGAGCGGTATCTGGCGACCACCGCGTCTGCAGACTGA